ACGGCCGCAGCTACGAGCGTGAAATCCTGCGTATCCGCCCGGAGGCCAGCGTATTCGCCACGCCCTGCCCCCTGTTCGTGTCCCTGGCCGAGGAGGGATGGTGCGACGGGCCCATCGTCGAGCTGGCGGCCCGGCGCTATCTGGAGAGCATGTTCCGGGACACGGGCATCGACACCCTGGTGCTGGGCTGCACCCATTTTCCCGCCCTGTCCGCCACCATCGCCCAGGTGGCCGGGCCGGACATCCGTCTGGTGGACTCGGCCCGGACCACGGCCCTGTTCGTCCGGGATCTGCTGTCCAGCCAGCGCCTCTGCTCCACGGCCAGCAGGCGCTCCCTGACTTTTCTGGCTACGGACGGCGCGGAACGCTTCGCCCGCGTGGGCGGCGTATTCATGGGCGCGCCCATGTCCCCCGCCAATGTGGAGATTGTGGATCTCTGATGTCCGCCCTTCTGGCCGTGGACGCCGGAGTCCGCACGGGGCTCGCCCTGTTCGACCGGCAAGGACGGCTTGCATGGTGCCGCTCGCACAATCTGGGCAACATCTCCCGCCTGAAAAAAGCCGCGAGCGGGACCCTTTTCGGGCTGCCGGGACTGGAATACGTGGTAGTGGAAGGCGGCGGACAGACAGCCGGAGTCTGGGAGTACGCCGCGAAAAAACGCGGCCTGACCTTTCTCCTGATCCAGGCCGATCACTGGCGGCCGGATTTCCTCTTGCCAAGGGAGCGCCAAAGCGGACACAAGGCCAAGGCGGCGGCCCGCACCCTGGTGGAGAAAATCATGCGCGCCGAAGGCTGGTCGTCACCCACACCGCCGCGTCATGACGCCGCCGAAGCCGCCCTGATCGGACTGTGGGCCGTAATACATCTCGGATGGCGGGAGATGCCGCGGCTGTGAGGTTTCACAAGCAGGGCTCCGCCCCGCACCCCGCCAGGGACAGGTCCCTGGACCCTGTTACCGTGGCCGCATCCGGCCCCTCGCAACATATCACGTCCTGAATCTTGATTATGGGGCCGAACCAGTCATAACCTCCAAAGTAAAATAACCGCGAGAGCATCCATGTTCGCAGAAAATTTCCGCACTACCCTCCGCTGCCGCAAATGCCGGGGGCAGCTTCATGTCCAGCGCGGCTGACGCTCCGTACATCTGCGCTGCGGGTCCTGCGGCGCTCTTTTTCAACTGAAGGAATACGCGACCACTCTGGACGATCTGCTGGAGGAATATCTGGGCAGCATCCCCTGCAACCGCATCTGACGCCATGAAAATCCTCGCTCCCAAACCCGTTTCCGCCAGCCGGGCCACTCTGGCCTGCTTCGTGCAGCCGGAGAACGCCAACCTCATGGGCATTGTCCACGGCGGCTTCATCCTGCACCAGATCGACAGCGTGGCCGCCGTGTCGGCCATGCGCCATGTGCGCGGCACCGCCGTGACGGTGTCCATCGACAGCATGATCTTCCATCTGCCCGTGCGCATCGGCGAACTGGTTACCTTCATGGCCAGCGTCAATTTTGCCGGCACCACGTCTTTGGAAGTGGGCGTGCGCGTGGAGGCCGAAAACCTGTTTACCGGCGAGGTCCGGCACACCAATTCCGCGTATCTGACTTTCGTGGCCCTGAATGAGGACGGAAAACCGACCGAAGTGCCGGAGCTGATTCTCGAAACGGAACTGGACCGCGACCGCAACGCCCGCGCCCGCGCCCGGCGTGAGCTGCGTCTCAAACAGCGCAAGCACTCGTAACCTTTTACAGAAAGCGCCGGTACTCCGGCGTCATGTTCAACCCTCATTGAATTTTTATGTCCGTCATCATTCCCCGATCCGAACACCCCATTTCCCGCAAGAACATCGACCCCGACGCCCTGAAGGTCATGTACCGTCTGGGCCGCAAGGGCTTTACCGCCTATCTGGTGGGCGGCGGCGTGCGCGACCTCATCCTGGGCCGTACGCCCAAGGACTTTGACGTCAGCACCAACGCCACGCCGTCGCAGATCAGAAAAATTTTTCAGAACTGCTTCCTGATCGGCCGCCGCTTTCGGCTGGCGCACATCCATTTCGACGGCAAAATCATCGAAACGGCCACGTTCCGGAGATGTCCGGATCAGGATGAAGACAACGGCGAGCTGTATGTATTCCGGGACAACTGCTACGGCACCCCGGAGGAAGACGCCCTGCGCCGGGACTTCACCATCAACGGTCTGTTCTACGAGGTGGAACGGTTTTCCATTATCGACCACGTGGGAGGCCTAAGCGACATCCAGAACCGCCTCATCCGCAGCATCGGCGACCCGAACATCCGCTTCCGGGAAGACCCCGTGCGCATGATCCGGGCCGTACGCTTCGCCTCTCGGCTGGATTTCCGTATCGAACCCGCCACCTACAACGCCATTTTGCGCCACCACGGAGAAATTCTCAAAGCTTCTCCGCCGCGTGTCTTCGACGAACTGCTGAAGCTTTTCGCTTTCGGCGCGGGCGAAAAAGCCTTCCGCCTGCTGTACAAGACCGGTCTGCTGCATGATCTGCTCCCGGAAATCGCCGAATTTCTGGACCACGATCACGGCCAGGATTCCATTCTGTGGACATGGCTGCGCCTGCTGGACGGTCGCAGCCTGACGGACGAAACCCCGTCGCCCGTGCTGATCTTCGCTGCCCTGTTCACGGCTCCGGTGCGGCAGGTGGAGGCGCGCTACACGGCCCAGGGACGGCGCGTGGCAAGAGCCGAGCTGCTGAACGACCTGCTCATGCCGGTATGTGCGCGCATGAGCATGCCCAAATGGATGGCCACGCGCATGATTCAGGTCATGGCCAACCAGACCCGCTTTGAACCGGACAAGCGCAAACGCTTCTCCAAACGCGGCTTCGCGGCCCAGGACTGTTTTCCCGAAACTCTGGCGCTGTATGAAATGGGGCTTCAAACGGCCGGAGAAGACACGGAGCAGGTGGCGGCCTGGGACGAATTGCGGCGCGAACTGGAAGATGCCGGGAACGTGCGTGCGGAAGAACACCCCAGACGTCCGCCCCGCAAACGTGCGGCGCGCAAGGCCCGACAGTGAGCTCCGATCCGCCCGTCAGGGAAACCGCTGAAATCCCGGAAGCGGTCACACCGGACGGAGCTTCGGGGTCGGATCTGCGCCGCCTTCTGCCTACTTTTCCCACCTGTCCGGGCGTATATCTGATGAAAAACGCCGCAGGTAAAATCATCTATGTGGGCAAGGCCAAGCATCTGCGCCGCCGTCTGGCCTCGTACTTTCGCCGTGAGGACCGCCTGCCGCCGAAGGTCCGGGTCATGATGCCCAAGGTGCGCAAGATCGACTTCCTGTGCACGGCCACGGAAAAGGAAGCTCTGCTTCTGGAAGCGAGCCTCATCAAGAAACACCGGCCCCGCTACAACATCGTCCTCAGGGACGACAAACAGTACATTCTGTTTTCCCTGTCCAGAACCCATCCCTTCCCGGCCCTGCGCCTGACCCGCAAGGTATCGCGGGACGGGTCGGTCTACTTCGGCCCTTTCACCTCGGCCCTGTCCGCCCGGGAAACCAAGCGAGTCATCGACCGCCTCTTCCCGCTGCGGAAATGCCGGGACACGGTCATGGCCAACCGGGTCCGGCCCTGCCTCCAGTACCATATCGGACGCTGCCTGGGACCGTGCTGCCTGCCGGTATCCGAGGAGGAATACCGGGCCGTGGCCCGGCAGGTGGAGCTTTTCCTGTCAGGCAAGTCAGCCGAACTGCTGAGCGGCCTGCATGCTGAAATGACCGAGGCCGCCGGGCGGCTGGATTTCGAGCAGGCCGCGCGGCTGCGGGACAGCATCAGGGCCCTGCGGGATACGGTGGAGCGGCAGGCCGCCGTGCTGCCCACCGGACGCGATCTGGACGCCGTGGGCGTTTACGGCCGCGAATCGGGCGTCAGTCTGGGCATTGTCTTCGTACGCCAGGGGCGGATCATCGACGGCCAGACCTTCTGGTTCGCCGGGGCCTCCGTGGATACGCCGGAAGAGGAAACGGCCCTGGTCTGCGCCTTTCTCACCCAGTTCTACACCCCGGAGCGGTTCATTCCGCCCCGTGTGATCACGGCTCTGGGCGTAAGCGATCCGGCTCTGGAAGAAGCCCTCTCGGACATGCGCGGGGGCAGGACCGTGGCAGCCAAGGCCCGGGGCGAACAGGAACGGCGTCTTGTGGACATCGCCACGGCCAACGCCCGTGCCGACCACGCCCGGCTGGACCGCGACATGGATCTGGCCGGGGCTCTGGGAATGGACGGTCCCGTCCGCCGCATCGAATGCGTGGACGCCTCGCATATTCAGGGCGAGGGCATGCGCGCGGGCATGGTGGTGTTCGTGGACGGCCGGGAAGAAAAAAATGCCTACCGCCTCTACACCTTTCCCGAGCTGGAGGGCAGCGGCGACGACTATCTGGCGCTGGCCTCCTTCGCCGCCCGGAGGATGGCTTCCGGCCCGCCATGGCCGGACCTGCTGCTGGTGGACGGCGGGCGGGGACAGCTCGGCGCCGTGGAGCGGGCCCTGCGTGAGCATGGCGGCGAAGGACTTTTCGCTCTGGCCGCTCTGGCCAAAGGCGAAACCCGCCGGGCCGGAGAACTGGGAGACGTGGTCTTTCGGCCGGGCCGGAAAAATCCGCTGGCCATTCGCGGCGGCAGCCCGGAGCTTCTCTTTCTGCAGCATGTCCGGGACACGGCCCACCGCTACGTCATTTCCCGCCTGCGGCGGCACAAGCGCACGGCCCAGCTCAGTTCGGAGCTGGACCGCCTGCCGGGCATCGGCCCCAAAACGGCCCGTCTGCTGTGGGAGCGCTTCGGAAGTCTGGAAAAAATGCTTGAGGCCAGTGTGGACGACCTGGCCGCTCTGCCCGGCTTCGGCCCCAAAAAAGCGGCGGCGGCGCATCAGGCGTTGCGAGGGCTGAGACCGGAAAAATAACGGCCCCGGTAAACATTACGTCTTTCAGCGCAAAATCCGGGCGCGAAACCGCATCCGCACGAAAAAAACGTTTCCGGCAAAACTGCAATCCCCTGTAATTCTTTCCACACGAGTCCAATATGTCCGGATATATTCTGGCCGCCGCGGCGATCATTCTCGTATGTCTGCTTCTGAGCAAGCTCTCCGGCAGGATGGGCGTCCCGACCCTGGCGCTGTTCATTCTGCTTGGGATGCTGGTCGGTTCCGACGGGCTGCTGAAAATACATTTCGATGATTTCATCGTTTCCGGAAACATCTGCACGATAGCCCTCATCTTCATCATCTTCTACGGCGGATTCGGGACAAACTGGAATCATGCCCGCCATGTCGCCGTCAAAGCCACGCTGCTTTCATCTCTTGGAGTCGTCCTTACCGCCGTATTGACGGGAGGATTCTGCCATTATGTTCTCGGCATCGGAATGCTTGAAAGCATTCTTGTGGGCGCCATCATCAGTTCGACGGACGCGGCCTCCGTATTCAGCATCCTGCGTTCGAAAAAACTCAGCCTGAAATACGGGACCTCGTCTCTGCTTGAAGTGGAAAGCGGCAGCAACGACCCTTTTTCCTACATGATGACGGTTATCGTGCTGTCGGCCATGAAGGGAAATTTCGATGGCGCGAATCTGCTGCTGATGATCGTGCAGCAGGTTTTCCTTGGAGTGGCTTTCGGAGCGGCGGCCGGGCTGCTCTCCGCGAAGATGCTTTCCCGCTTCCGGATGAGTGCGGAAGGGTTCGATACCATTTTCGTGTTCGGAGTGACGCTCATCACCTACGCCGGAGCGGACTACACGGGCGGCAACGGCTACCTGAGCGTGTATATTCTGGGTATCATCCTGGGCAACCAGCCCATTCAGAACAAAAAGAACCTGGTCCACTTCTTCGACGGCGTAACGGGGCTCATGCAGATCCTGGTGTTCTTCCTGCTCGGACTTCTGTCTTTTCCCTCGCAGCTGCCGCAGATATTTTTTCCCGCCCTCTGCATAGCCCTTTTTCTTACTTTCATCGCACGGCCCCTGGCCATCTTTCTGCTGCTCTCGCCGTTTCGATGCCCGGTAAAACAGCAGCTTCTGGTCTCCTGGGCGGGCCTCAGAGGAGCGGCGTCCATCGTGTTCGCCATCATGGCCACCGTGGACAGCGCGCACATGCATAACGACATCTTCCACATTACGTTCCTGATAGTCCTTTTCTCCATATTCACGCAGGGATCTCTCATTCCGTTCATGGCAAACAAGCTCGACATGATCGATCTTAACTCCAACGTCATGAAGACATTCAACGACTATTCCGACGAGATCCAGCTCCAGTTCATACAGATATCCATATTCAAGGACCATCCCTGGGCGGATATGCAGATAAAGGATATGAACATCATTCCTGATCTGCTCATCGTCATGATCCTGCGCGACGGCGAAAGAATCATTCCCAATGGAAATACCCGCATCATGCCCGGCGATATGGTCATCATCACGGCAATGTCCGCAAACACGGACAGCACTTTCCTGCTGACGGAGATGAAGATAGACGGCGACAGCGAGTGGATAGATCAGTCGCTGGAAGAAATAAATCTGGGAAAGGAATGCCTGATCATCGCCATAAAGCGCAAAGACGCAATCGTCATCCCGCGCGGCAAGACTTCCATCAGGAAAGACGACGTACTAATCACCTGTAAGGCGCTGCTGTAGAGCGAAGCGATTTTCCGGTTCGGCCGGATCAGCCCGCCGCAGGGAAAAAGACGTGCCCGATGCGGGTGAAACGTGCGGGGCTCTCCGGCTTTCCGGCCCGGAGCAGCACGTCGTGAACCGCCCGCATGCCTCGCTCCCCAAGTCTGGTCCGCTCGCGCTTGGTGCCGGTATCGGCGAGCAGCCAGGTGGGATAATCGCGGCAATCTCCGTCGTCGAACGGAACCATCAGCCCGTTCATATCCGCAGCCAGAAGCCCCACGGCGAAAGGCCGCAGGGAATACTGGCAAAGCAAGAAAAGTCCGGCGGAAAAACGCCTTTTTTCAAGGGCGGGCACGAACAGGTCAAAAAGAATGTCCTGGGCCGAGGTCATGATGTACAGGGCCGAGCCCGCCTTGAGAGCCAGCCGCCCCAGCACTCCGACGGCGCAGCCCCGGCAGCTTCCGGGCATGGAAGGCCGGAGGCGCTTCAGGTAGCGGCAGTCGTGATTGAAGCGGCCCGAGGGACAGTCCATGGGCTTCATGCAGAACCCCAACCCCACCACGGTTCCCGGCCCGCCGGTAAAATGCCCCGGCCACTCGGACACGGGCACCATGCTTTCCGCCAGAGCGAGCCAACCGGATTTCACCACCGCCCGCGCCGTTCTCAGCGGATGCGGCAGGGCTACGTGGCGGATGAACCGCCAGCCGTATTCCCGGAAAAGACTCTGTACGCAAAAGGCCCACATACCCACCTCGTAATTCGCATGCCCTGAAACGGAAAATTCCGGTCTTCCCGCGCCCATTTTCCGGCTGTGCCTACCGGGCACAGCCGGGTCGAATCCTAAAAAAGCAGGCTTCCAAGCCAGGCCGGAACAACCTGCAAGGTGAAATTGTCCCAGCCGTGCGGCGAAAGAGCTTCCACCACAGTCACCGCCAGGGCGACAGCCAGAACGCTCCAACAGTCGGAGGAAAAAGATAATCCGGAAGAAAAGCCCAGCCACGCGATCAAAGACAACGCCGAAGCCAGAAACACCGCCGCCGACCCTTCCAGACTGCGCACGGCATGCACTCCGGTCATGGCCGGAACACGGTACAGGCGGCGGCCGAAACGCGTCCCCACGGGCTCAGCCACGGCGTCTCCAAGGCCGGTCACAAGATACCCGAACACCGCTGTATCCGGGAAAAAGATGTTGGCGGCCAGCCCGCCCAGCAGCGTGGCCGCATAGGGCACAACCACATAATGCGTACGCCGCGGCGCATCCTTCTCGCGGGCCAGGGCCTCGTACCAGGGATGTCCCGCTCCCCGCCACAGAGCGAAAGCCAGCACCAGGGTGGTCATGCCCCCGAACAAACACACTCCGGGGAGCCCCCAAATCCGGTGTGCGGCCACCACGGTCCCGAAGATGAGAAAGTGAAAAAGCTTGCGCGTGTAGCCGGTTTTCCAGCCGTGCAAAGCCTCCATGCGTCCGGCCAAATGCAGGCAGAATGCGGCCCACAGCAATGCGGGCGGCCCGGCAAGCAACAGGGTCTGCACTGAGGGAACATTGGCCCGGAAAAAATCCTCAAGCAGATGAACGGATGCAATCATGGCGGATTCCCGGAATTGCATGATGCCGACGCGGGCGGAAGACAATTTTCTGCGACGAGCACCGCGCACGAAAAACGGCGCTTCAGGTGAAGCAGATAGCATGCCGTTTCATCCCAGCGCAACACTTTTGGACAATGCTCACACAAATTTCACAACGTCCGCACAAAAGCGGCGGATATCCCGGCACGATGGCCGGAAAATCCTCCGCCCCCCAAAACCTATTGAGATACAGCCATAATTCGCTTTCTGATGAATGACTTTCCAGAGCGGATTGGCGCCCTAATACTCAAGGCTCTCGACCAAAATGCCGGGAAGTAAAGCCGACATCATTGCTGTCCGGCTAAGCGATGTAATCTAACAGTGTGAAGTTATATGAATTATCGAATTTTCGTCGTCTGGGATTCAGGAGTTCATCCAAGGAGGCCTCGCCGAGCAGGTTGAGTTGAATGAGCTGGAAGAGTTGCTGTACGGAGAGTCCGAGACGGCTGAGGAATTTCTGGTACGCGAGGAGCAGGTAAACCGTCAGGGCCGTGTAAATCTGGATCAGAACCGCATTTTCCGAGTTGCCGACGAAGGTCTTTATGCGCAAATTTTGTTTGATTTCCTTGAAGAAGAGCTCGATTTGCCAGCGGTCTTTATAGATGTCGGCGATGGTTTTCGCCGAAAGCCGGAAATGGTTGGTCAAAAATTCGTAGTGTTTCCCGGTTTCCTGGTCACGATAGCCGATACGGCGCAAGCGTAAGGATTTTCCCCGGCTGGAGACTTCAATGATGTGATCGGAAGTAACGCCGGTCTTGCGATTCACGAGGCGGCGCTCCAGGAGTTTGAAAACGGCGTTGCGCTTGAGCCGGGTCACAAAAAAGACACCCTTTGCCCCGAGGATCCGAAACCAGGGATAGCTGATGAAGCCCTTGTCAAAGACCACGATGGAGCCCCTGGGCAACTCCATAGCCTGAGCTATGCGGCTTTCATGGGTTTTGGCGTCGGTGACGGTTGCGAAAGCCGGGATATGGCCATCGTGATCCAGCAAGGTATGTACTTTGACGCCGCCCTTGGCCTGCCGAAACGAGGCCCAGGGAAAAAGCGACAGGCAAAGCTTTATGGTGGTGGCGTCCAGAC
Above is a window of Desulfomicrobium orale DSM 12838 DNA encoding:
- a CDS encoding IS4 family transposase, producing MCGKRNHHNILPHKEILDLSHHNTLFSQTLSLIPRHVFQKLERRHKTGRSSRQFGFKEQFTVMAFIQLAARRSMRDGLRCLEAAGNRLYHWGLKNVARSTFADANNSRPVGFFKDLFAEMYGLCAAKAPKHKFRFKSKLFSLDATTIKLCLSLFPWASFRQAKGGVKVHTLLDHDGHIPAFATVTDAKTHESRIAQAMELPRGSIVVFDKGFISYPWFRILGAKGVFFVTRLKRNAVFKLLERRLVNRKTGVTSDHIIEVSSRGKSLRLRRIGYRDQETGKHYEFLTNHFRLSAKTIADIYKDRWQIELFFKEIKQNLRIKTFVGNSENAVLIQIYTALTVYLLLAYQKFLSRLGLSVQQLFQLIQLNLLGEASLDELLNPRRRKFDNSYNFTLLDYIA
- a CDS encoding acyl-CoA thioesterase, with translation MKILAPKPVSASRATLACFVQPENANLMGIVHGGFILHQIDSVAAVSAMRHVRGTAVTVSIDSMIFHLPVRIGELVTFMASVNFAGTTSLEVGVRVEAENLFTGEVRHTNSAYLTFVALNEDGKPTEVPELILETELDRDRNARARARRELRLKQRKHS
- a CDS encoding potassium/proton antiporter, which produces MSGYILAAAAIILVCLLLSKLSGRMGVPTLALFILLGMLVGSDGLLKIHFDDFIVSGNICTIALIFIIFYGGFGTNWNHARHVAVKATLLSSLGVVLTAVLTGGFCHYVLGIGMLESILVGAIISSTDAASVFSILRSKKLSLKYGTSSLLEVESGSNDPFSYMMTVIVLSAMKGNFDGANLLLMIVQQVFLGVAFGAAAGLLSAKMLSRFRMSAEGFDTIFVFGVTLITYAGADYTGGNGYLSVYILGIILGNQPIQNKKNLVHFFDGVTGLMQILVFFLLGLLSFPSQLPQIFFPALCIALFLTFIARPLAIFLLLSPFRCPVKQQLLVSWAGLRGAASIVFAIMATVDSAHMHNDIFHITFLIVLFSIFTQGSLIPFMANKLDMIDLNSNVMKTFNDYSDEIQLQFIQISIFKDHPWADMQIKDMNIIPDLLIVMILRDGERIIPNGNTRIMPGDMVIITAMSANTDSTFLLTEMKIDGDSEWIDQSLEEINLGKECLIIAIKRKDAIVIPRGKTSIRKDDVLITCKALL
- the murI gene encoding glutamate racemase — its product is MSIHNLPIGVFDSGIGGLTVLKALAETLPRESFLYLGDTARLPYGTKSAKSVTRYALQTTALLHRRGVKMLVIACNTATAVSLAALREAYPGLPVVGVIRPGAEAACRASRNGRIGVIGTESTVNGRSYEREILRIRPEASVFATPCPLFVSLAEEGWCDGPIVELAARRYLESMFRDTGIDTLVLGCTHFPALSATIAQVAGPDIRLVDSARTTALFVRDLLSSQRLCSTASRRSLTFLATDGAERFARVGGVFMGAPMSPANVEIVDL
- the pcnB gene encoding polynucleotide adenylyltransferase PcnB, coding for MSVIIPRSEHPISRKNIDPDALKVMYRLGRKGFTAYLVGGGVRDLILGRTPKDFDVSTNATPSQIRKIFQNCFLIGRRFRLAHIHFDGKIIETATFRRCPDQDEDNGELYVFRDNCYGTPEEDALRRDFTINGLFYEVERFSIIDHVGGLSDIQNRLIRSIGDPNIRFREDPVRMIRAVRFASRLDFRIEPATYNAILRHHGEILKASPPRVFDELLKLFAFGAGEKAFRLLYKTGLLHDLLPEIAEFLDHDHGQDSILWTWLRLLDGRSLTDETPSPVLIFAALFTAPVRQVEARYTAQGRRVARAELLNDLLMPVCARMSMPKWMATRMIQVMANQTRFEPDKRKRFSKRGFAAQDCFPETLALYEMGLQTAGEDTEQVAAWDELRRELEDAGNVRAEEHPRRPPRKRAARKARQ
- the uvrC gene encoding excinuclease ABC subunit UvrC; the encoded protein is MSSDPPVRETAEIPEAVTPDGASGSDLRRLLPTFPTCPGVYLMKNAAGKIIYVGKAKHLRRRLASYFRREDRLPPKVRVMMPKVRKIDFLCTATEKEALLLEASLIKKHRPRYNIVLRDDKQYILFSLSRTHPFPALRLTRKVSRDGSVYFGPFTSALSARETKRVIDRLFPLRKCRDTVMANRVRPCLQYHIGRCLGPCCLPVSEEEYRAVARQVELFLSGKSAELLSGLHAEMTEAAGRLDFEQAARLRDSIRALRDTVERQAAVLPTGRDLDAVGVYGRESGVSLGIVFVRQGRIIDGQTFWFAGASVDTPEEETALVCAFLTQFYTPERFIPPRVITALGVSDPALEEALSDMRGGRTVAAKARGEQERRLVDIATANARADHARLDRDMDLAGALGMDGPVRRIECVDASHIQGEGMRAGMVVFVDGREEKNAYRLYTFPELEGSGDDYLALASFAARRMASGPPWPDLLLVDGGRGQLGAVERALREHGGEGLFALAALAKGETRRAGELGDVVFRPGRKNPLAIRGGSPELLFLQHVRDTAHRYVISRLRRHKRTAQLSSELDRLPGIGPKTARLLWERFGSLEKMLEASVDDLAALPGFGPKKAAAAHQALRGLRPEK